Within the Pseudonocardia alni genome, the region CAGGACCGACGCGTACGGCGCGGCGAGCACCCCGAGCAGCCCGACCGTGGCGCACGCCGTCCCGACCGGGAGCAGTGTCCCGGGACGTCCGCTGCGGTCGGTGAGGGTGCCCGCGACGCCGCGGCCGAGCAGCGCGCCGAGTGCGGTGGCGAACAGCGCGGCAGGCACCGCGACCGTCGCCCCGGGGGCGACGAGCGGGGCGAAGGTGATCACGCCGCCCTGCGCGGTGGAGCAGCCCAGCATTGCCACGACCGGCGCGGCGGGGAGCCGCCTGCGGGTCTCGCGGGGGTGTGGGACGACATCGTCGCGGCGGGGTGCCGGGGCCCGCCGGGGGCCCCGCACGAAGGCCACCACCAGGGCTCCGGCGACCGGGGTGATCCCCGCCAGCAGGAACACCCCGGTGAACCCCAGCGCGTCGACGACCGCGACACCTGCCGGCAGGAACAACAGCTGGGGCAGGCCGACGGCGTAGCCGTAGCGCGCCGACGCGCGACCGTGTGCGGAGGGCTCGACCAGCTCCGCGACGAGCGCGCTCCCGGCGACCGTCGCCAGCCCGAACCCGATCCCGCGGACCGTGGAGATCGCCAGCACGGGCCCGAGGTCGGCGGTCAGCGCGAGCAACGGCGTCGGGAGGCCGAGCAGCAGCGACCCCACGACCAGCACCGGACGGTGGCCGACCCGGCGCAGCATCGCGGGCACCAGGAGCTGGGTGGCCACGGTGGCCGCCATCAGCACGCCGGTGCTCAGCCCCGCGCCGAACTCACCGGAGCCGCCCCGGGACACCCACAGCGGCACGACCGGCAGGAGCAGGGCGTACCCGCCGAACGCCAGCGCGGTCGCGGCGAGGAGCAGGCGGAACGGGAGCGACGACAGCGAGCGGGGCACGCCCCACCGTGTCAGACCGCACCGGTCCCGGCCCGGCCCGGCCCGGTCGCCGAGATGCAGCTGAGCGGGAGTTGTGGATCTCCCCGGCCCGCTGAGGTGCATCTCGGCGCGGGAACGGCCGCGGCCCGGCCTCTCGGGGTGAGGGGCCGGGCCGCGGCGTGCACGATGGCGGGGCTCAGGATCCGTTGCGGATCCATTCCTCGAGGTGGGGTGCCTCGTCGCCGATGCGGGTGGAGTCGCCGTGTCCGGTGCGGACCCGGGTGTCGGCGGGCAGGGGCAGCAGGGTGGTCCGGATCGACTCGATGATCGTGTCGAAGCTGGAGTAGGACCGTCCGGTGGCGCCGGGTCCGCCCTGGAACAGGGTGTCGCCGGTGAAGACGATGCCGAGCTCGGGGGCGTAGAGGCAGGACGAGCCGGGCGAGTGGCCGGGGGTCTGCAGGACGGTCAGGTCGATTCCGCCCGCGGTCAGGACCTGCCCGTCGGACAGCTCCTGGTCGGGCTTGCGGTCGGGCCAGGTCATGTCCCACAGGACCATCTCGGCGGGGTTGAGCAGGATCGGCGCGCCGAAGCGGTCGGCGAGGGCGGGCGCCTGGTTGACGTGGTCGTCGTGGGCGTGGGTGCACACGACGGCCTTGACGCGCCGGTCGCCGACGGCGGCGGCGATGGCGTCGGCGTCGTGGGCGGCGTCGATGACGATGACCTCGCGGTCGTCGCCGACGATCCACACGTTGTTGTCGACGTCGAAGGAGCCACCGTCGAGGTTGAAGGTGCCGGAGGTGACGACGTGGTCGATCGGGGCCATCAGAGGATCACCACCGAGCGGAGGACCTCACCGGCGTGCATCTTGTCGAAGGCCTGCTCGACGCCGTCGATCCCGATCTCCTC harbors:
- a CDS encoding MBL fold metallo-hydrolase: MAPIDHVVTSGTFNLDGGSFDVDNNVWIVGDDREVIVIDAAHDADAIAAAVGDRRVKAVVCTHAHDDHVNQAPALADRFGAPILLNPAEMVLWDMTWPDRKPDQELSDGQVLTAGGIDLTVLQTPGHSPGSSCLYAPELGIVFTGDTLFQGGPGATGRSYSSFDTIIESIRTTLLPLPADTRVRTGHGDSTRIGDEAPHLEEWIRNGS
- a CDS encoding MFS transporter; the encoded protein is MPRSLSSLPFRLLLAATALAFGGYALLLPVVPLWVSRGGSGEFGAGLSTGVLMAATVATQLLVPAMLRRVGHRPVLVVGSLLLGLPTPLLALTADLGPVLAISTVRGIGFGLATVAGSALVAELVEPSAHGRASARYGYAVGLPQLLFLPAGVAVVDALGFTGVFLLAGITPVAGALVVAFVRGPRRAPAPRRDDVVPHPRETRRRLPAAPVVAMLGCSTAQGGVITFAPLVAPGATVAVPAALFATALGALLGRGVAGTLTDRSGRPGTLLPVGTACATVGLLGVLAAPYASVLLVVGAAVVGAGFGLVQNDAMVALFAAAGPLHYGAASAAWNIAYDAGTGLGATGLGAIAEPFGFAAAFGTTAAVLLLLTPAVRRRRA